A genomic window from Erythrobacter sp. BLCC-B19 includes:
- a CDS encoding nucleotidyltransferase family protein: MVVMNSLALDAYLARCTSAILRGEVVPPWPADLSGDSRAAAARIGFHGIALLIAQAPGALDSWPEELARKLREQAGLQTFWEAGHRAAIARLLEALADAGITAVVTKGTALAYSAYADPAVRRRGDTDIFLPQADRGKVRRVLRACGFWEAGDTKALQESWQADSAIGLEPAVDIHWRINASAAVSRLLEAELRFDSTVPLEKLSPRARGVSPVDNLILTAINRSAHGQFGYFSDSDRIFESNRLVWAIDTHLLARSFGPDEWQTLTDRATRTGTTKLVSDSLAFAERALGTLVPPSITQALAAAPANPDLAAYLGSSSHLWRLKADLAACTSLGELGRVLRYVALPSDEFLQARFPEASGWPRPALHLRRWCEGAGKLLIGRS; the protein is encoded by the coding sequence ATGGTCGTCATGAACAGCCTTGCGCTTGACGCCTATCTTGCCCGCTGCACTTCCGCGATCCTGCGCGGTGAGGTCGTGCCGCCCTGGCCCGCAGACCTGAGCGGCGATAGTCGGGCCGCGGCAGCGCGGATCGGTTTTCATGGCATCGCGCTGCTGATCGCGCAGGCACCCGGAGCGCTCGACAGCTGGCCCGAAGAGCTCGCCCGCAAACTGCGCGAACAGGCCGGGCTCCAGACCTTTTGGGAGGCGGGGCACCGCGCGGCCATCGCCCGCCTGCTCGAAGCCCTGGCCGATGCGGGCATCACCGCCGTGGTGACCAAGGGCACGGCACTGGCCTATTCGGCCTATGCCGATCCCGCCGTTCGGCGCCGCGGCGATACCGACATCTTCTTGCCGCAGGCCGATCGCGGCAAGGTGCGCCGCGTGCTGCGCGCCTGCGGCTTCTGGGAGGCGGGCGACACCAAGGCGCTGCAGGAAAGCTGGCAGGCCGACAGCGCCATCGGCCTTGAACCGGCGGTCGATATCCATTGGCGGATCAATGCCAGCGCGGCCGTCTCGCGGTTGCTCGAGGCCGAATTGCGGTTCGACAGCACCGTGCCGCTGGAGAAGCTGTCGCCCCGCGCACGCGGCGTCAGCCCGGTCGACAATCTTATTCTCACCGCCATCAATCGCAGCGCCCACGGCCAGTTTGGCTATTTCAGCGATAGTGACCGGATCTTTGAATCCAACCGCCTTGTCTGGGCAATAGACACCCACCTTCTCGCAAGGTCGTTCGGGCCTGATGAATGGCAGACGCTAACCGACCGGGCGACGCGCACGGGGACGACAAAACTCGTCAGCGACAGTCTGGCTTTTGCAGAACGCGCGCTCGGAACGCTTGTGCCGCCATCGATAACGCAGGCCTTGGCCGCGGCGCCGGCGAACCCGGATCTTGCCGCTTACCTCGGTTCGTCGTCGCACCTGTGGCGGCTGAAGGCCGATCTGGCGGCTTGCACCAGTCTGGGCGAACTGGGCCGGGTGCTGCGCTATGTCGCTCTGCCGAGCGATGAGTTCTTGCAGGCCCGTTTCCCCGAAGCCTCCGGCTGGCCGCGCCCGGCACTGCACCTGCGCCGCTGGTGCGAAGGGGCCGGAAAGCTGCTGATCGGAAGGAGCTGA
- a CDS encoding ABC transporter ATP-binding protein yields MRRAFLGQWIGRFRRQLALIGGLSLASSGVTLVLPWLAAQLAARVIGETSVDLGQTLLLLGLALAGLTATSIAVAIMSEQAGGQILAELRKETHKKLLAMPMAFHDRSRSGDLLGLMSYEVENLSTFLTATLAQIPAMVMTAAGAFVILFLIDPLLTLAVPALIPPFFLALKWSGRRLRVLGRQVRRAEVDIVWMAESDIDVLPAIKAFAVEDEHRERFDAAIERARTLKLRQTRITAFIAPLIVLAAAGAAIAILVMGSAAVAEGTRSPGELFAFLLYAALLTRPVGSLANTYSSFQIAKGTLGRLEALYAMEPEPGYARPQRLARAKGAIALEGVSFSYPGRPPVLRSADLEIRAGETIALTGDNGVGKSTLVNLILRFYRPDAGRITLDGVDIADLQVQDLRRQIGYVPQRPLLVYGSVAENIAFGVSSPDSAAIERAAHLAQASEFIARLPKGLATEIGDGGVRLSGGQRQRLALARALYRDPPIFIFDEATSMFDLDGETAFIESCAELLADRTVIIITHRPASLALADRVIKVTADGLVTVNPSDEAPPA; encoded by the coding sequence GTGCGCCGCGCTTTCCTCGGCCAGTGGATCGGGCGCTTCCGGCGCCAGTTGGCGCTGATTGGCGGCCTGTCGCTGGCAAGCTCGGGCGTGACCCTGGTGCTGCCCTGGCTCGCGGCGCAACTGGCGGCGCGCGTGATCGGCGAGACCTCGGTCGATCTTGGCCAGACCTTGCTGCTGCTTGGCCTCGCTCTGGCGGGGCTGACCGCGACAAGCATTGCGGTTGCCATCATGTCCGAACAGGCAGGCGGACAAATCCTGGCAGAACTGCGCAAAGAGACGCATAAAAAGCTACTGGCGATGCCGATGGCGTTCCATGACCGCAGCCGCAGCGGCGACCTGCTCGGGCTGATGAGCTACGAGGTCGAAAACCTCAGCACCTTCCTGACCGCCACGCTCGCGCAGATCCCGGCGATGGTGATGACAGCAGCGGGCGCCTTCGTCATCCTGTTCCTGATCGATCCGCTGCTCACGCTTGCCGTCCCCGCCCTGATCCCGCCCTTTTTCCTCGCCCTGAAATGGTCTGGCCGACGCCTGCGGGTGCTGGGGCGGCAGGTGCGGCGCGCCGAGGTCGATATTGTCTGGATGGCGGAGAGCGACATCGATGTCCTGCCTGCGATCAAGGCCTTCGCGGTCGAGGATGAGCACCGCGAACGCTTCGATGCGGCGATCGAGCGGGCGCGCACGCTCAAGCTGCGCCAGACCCGCATCACCGCCTTCATCGCGCCGCTGATCGTGCTGGCCGCAGCGGGGGCCGCGATTGCCATTCTCGTCATGGGCAGCGCCGCTGTGGCTGAGGGCACGCGCAGTCCGGGAGAGCTGTTCGCCTTCCTGCTCTATGCTGCGCTGCTCACCCGGCCCGTCGGCAGCCTTGCCAACACCTACAGCAGTTTCCAGATCGCCAAGGGGACGCTCGGTCGGCTCGAAGCGCTGTACGCGATGGAGCCGGAGCCAGGCTATGCCCGCCCCCAGCGGCTCGCGCGGGCGAAGGGTGCGATCGCGCTGGAAGGCGTGAGCTTTTCCTATCCGGGCAGACCCCCGGTGCTGCGCAGCGCGGATCTGGAGATCCGGGCCGGAGAGACCATCGCCCTGACCGGCGACAACGGGGTCGGCAAGTCCACGCTCGTCAATCTCATCCTGCGCTTCTACCGCCCGGATGCAGGGCGTATCACGCTCGACGGGGTCGATATTGCCGATCTGCAGGTGCAGGATCTGCGGCGACAGATCGGCTATGTCCCGCAGCGCCCGCTGCTGGTCTATGGCAGCGTTGCCGAGAACATCGCCTTCGGCGTTTCTTCGCCCGATTCCGCCGCGATCGAGCGGGCCGCCCATCTGGCGCAGGCCTCGGAATTCATCGCCCGCTTGCCCAAGGGGCTTGCAACCGAGATCGGCGACGGCGGGGTGCGCCTGTCGGGCGGCCAGCGCCAGCGGCTGGCATTGGCGCGGGCACTCTACCGCGATCCGCCGATCTTCATCTTCGACGAGGCGACCAGTATGTTCGACCTCGACGGCGAGACAGCGTTCATCGAATCCTGCGCCGAGCTGCTGGCGGATCGCACGGTGATCATCATCACCCACCGCCCCGCCAGCCTCGCGCTTGCCGACCGCGTCATCAAGGTCACGGCTGATGGGTTGGTGACGGTCAATCCAAGTGATGAAGCGCCGCCGGCATGA
- a CDS encoding asparagine synthase-related protein: protein MSGICGVLNLGGAPATAEQLTGMMAHLHTRGPEGNAVVCDGPLALGHTLLATTPEAAAERLPLRHAPSGCLITGDIRIDNREDLLEALGLAHGGRPIGDAELVLHAYLRWGEESLARLLGDFAFAIWDAPRRRLLCARDQLGMRQLLYHHQPGSLFAFATEAEALLALRDVPERINEARIADFLEDLEAYDLTSTFYLDILRLPPAHALTVEAGGRMRMWRYWEQQPPTRLTLGSDEAYAEAFLAVFTEAVGARLRAPAGRLGAMLSGGMDSGSVTAVAAGLLEQAGAPPLPTFSATCDSADCAETRAIRMAQTMNHLAAHDIAFEDFGDFADDLLRLTQGTGEPFDGHMVMLRAVYLAAHKAGCSVVLDGACGDTTLMADDMVAWRLRRGDIAGAWREAAGLRRFWGPEYPAMQSFIAGARHVIVPKWLRMLRRNMTSRARQREQDSASMVAPALAARIDMPARRTAHQRHVALRLDGRCIDRRALVTHPYAVVARERYDRVAATLAIEPRDPFLDRRVLDFCLSLPPDQVEWDGWPKIILRRAMAGRLPDSVRWRTGKEHVGWRFDDAMNAHWLAHAGAEWPKRVAPFVDEKRLVVAQSSRNDELAVATRMTLGYLYWWMSR from the coding sequence ATGAGCGGGATCTGCGGCGTCCTCAATCTCGGCGGCGCTCCTGCGACGGCAGAGCAGCTGACGGGCATGATGGCCCACCTCCACACCCGCGGGCCTGAAGGCAACGCGGTCGTCTGCGATGGGCCGCTGGCGCTCGGCCACACGCTGCTCGCCACCACCCCGGAAGCGGCGGCCGAGCGGCTGCCGCTGCGCCATGCCCCGAGCGGGTGCCTCATCACCGGCGACATCCGCATCGACAATCGCGAGGATCTGCTGGAAGCGCTCGGCCTTGCCCATGGCGGGCGCCCGATCGGCGATGCCGAACTGGTGCTGCACGCCTATCTGCGCTGGGGCGAGGAGAGCCTTGCACGGCTGCTCGGCGACTTCGCCTTCGCGATCTGGGACGCGCCGCGCCGCCGCCTGCTGTGCGCGCGTGATCAACTCGGTATGCGCCAACTGCTCTATCACCACCAGCCCGGTTCGCTCTTCGCCTTTGCGACCGAGGCCGAGGCGCTGCTGGCCCTTCGTGACGTGCCGGAGCGGATCAACGAAGCGCGGATTGCCGACTTTCTCGAAGATCTCGAAGCCTACGACCTTACCTCGACCTTCTACCTTGATATCCTCCGCCTGCCCCCGGCGCACGCCCTGACGGTGGAGGCGGGCGGCAGGATGCGCATGTGGCGCTATTGGGAACAGCAGCCGCCGACCCGCCTAACCCTCGGCAGCGACGAGGCCTATGCCGAAGCCTTCCTTGCGGTCTTCACCGAAGCGGTGGGGGCGCGCCTCAGGGCGCCGGCCGGAAGGCTCGGGGCGATGCTTTCCGGCGGGATGGATTCAGGCTCGGTCACCGCAGTGGCTGCCGGACTGCTGGAACAGGCAGGTGCCCCGCCCCTGCCCACCTTTTCAGCGACTTGCGACTCTGCGGATTGTGCCGAAACACGAGCGATCCGCATGGCCCAGACGATGAACCATCTGGCCGCGCACGACATTGCATTCGAGGACTTCGGCGACTTCGCGGACGATCTTCTGCGCCTGACACAGGGCACAGGAGAACCCTTCGACGGCCATATGGTGATGCTGCGCGCGGTCTATCTGGCCGCGCACAAGGCCGGGTGTTCGGTCGTGCTGGACGGAGCCTGCGGCGATACGACGCTGATGGCCGATGATATGGTAGCCTGGCGGCTGAGGCGCGGGGATATTGCCGGCGCTTGGCGCGAAGCGGCAGGGCTGCGCCGGTTCTGGGGGCCGGAGTATCCCGCAATGCAGTCCTTCATTGCCGGTGCACGGCACGTCATTGTGCCGAAATGGCTGCGTATGCTGCGCCGCAACATGACATCGCGGGCCAGGCAGCGCGAGCAGGATTCCGCCAGCATGGTCGCTCCAGCACTCGCTGCACGAATTGATATGCCCGCGCGCCGGACCGCGCATCAACGTCATGTCGCACTGCGGCTTGATGGGCGCTGCATTGACCGGCGAGCGCTGGTTACGCATCCCTATGCCGTGGTCGCGCGTGAGCGTTACGACAGGGTCGCAGCCACGCTGGCGATCGAGCCTCGCGATCCCTTCCTCGACCGACGCGTGCTGGATTTCTGCCTCTCGTTACCGCCAGATCAGGTCGAATGGGACGGCTGGCCAAAGATCATCCTGCGCCGTGCCATGGCCGGACGACTGCCGGACAGCGTGCGCTGGCGCACCGGCAAAGAGCACGTCGGCTGGCGCTTTGACGATGCGATGAACGCCCATTGGCTGGCGCACGCCGGTGCTGAATGGCCAAAACGAGTGGCACCTTTTGTTGACGAAAAGCGGCTAGTCGTTGCTCAGAGCAGCCGGAACGACGAGTTAGCGGTTGCAACAAGAATGACCTTGGGCTATCTCTACTGGTGGATGTCCCGTTAA
- a CDS encoding lasso RiPP family leader peptide-containing protein translates to MAKATATPQAKAQYSKPKLSIYGEFANLTAGGTGSLVEGMMMTALMRRA, encoded by the coding sequence ATGGCGAAGGCAACCGCGACCCCGCAGGCGAAGGCCCAGTACTCGAAGCCGAAGCTTTCGATCTATGGCGAGTTCGCCAACCTTACTGCTGGCGGCACGGGCTCGCTCGTTGAAGGGATGATGATGACGGCGCTGATGCGTCGCGCCTAA
- a CDS encoding 50S ribosomal protein L11 methyltransferase codes for MIRVSGYDVASYGEMIDCEPRMGVYVEALRRAITPGCTVIDLGAGFGVFALLACKFGAGKVIAIEPDPSIQLLMPMAQANGCADRITVIRDVSTRYTPEHKADVIVSDCRGTVNLYEHHIATIRDARERLLAPGGTLLPMRDTLRMALVRSPKLYRTCHYPWRANAYGLDLSAGQSFAANTELKAYLKPRSLLSAPRDLAVIDYRTVVEPNVDSTVELVAEKDGVAHGLLVWFDAEIAEGLGYSNAPGQPELVYGQMLLPFADPPRLKAGDRVMARFRGNLVDRNYLWSWDGKVIDGQTGAARNPFQQSTFASRVISKQAAAAGSNLAVPQPSVRMQIDADCLAMVDGGTDQDGIAKALMERYPEQLPTYRAALDSVVSLLGRYAED; via the coding sequence ATGATCCGCGTGTCCGGTTACGATGTCGCCTCTTATGGCGAGATGATCGATTGCGAGCCGCGCATGGGCGTCTATGTCGAGGCGCTGCGGCGGGCGATTACGCCGGGCTGCACCGTGATCGATCTCGGCGCGGGGTTTGGCGTGTTCGCGCTGCTGGCTTGCAAGTTCGGGGCGGGCAAGGTGATCGCGATCGAACCCGATCCCAGCATCCAATTGCTGATGCCGATGGCCCAGGCCAATGGCTGCGCTGACCGGATCACCGTCATCCGCGACGTTTCCACCCGCTACACTCCCGAGCACAAGGCCGACGTGATCGTCTCCGACTGCCGCGGCACGGTCAATCTCTACGAGCATCACATTGCGACGATCAGGGATGCGCGCGAGCGGCTTCTGGCGCCGGGGGGCACCCTGCTGCCGATGCGCGACACGTTGAGGATGGCTCTGGTGCGGTCGCCCAAACTCTACCGCACCTGCCACTATCCGTGGCGCGCGAACGCCTATGGGCTCGATCTGTCCGCGGGCCAGTCCTTTGCCGCCAACACCGAACTCAAGGCCTATCTCAAGCCGCGCTCCCTGCTGAGCGCGCCCCGCGATCTCGCGGTGATCGACTATCGCACCGTGGTGGAACCCAATGTCGATTCGACCGTCGAGCTTGTGGCCGAAAAGGACGGAGTCGCGCACGGACTGCTGGTATGGTTCGATGCCGAAATCGCCGAGGGGCTGGGTTATTCCAACGCGCCCGGCCAGCCGGAACTGGTCTATGGCCAGATGCTGCTGCCCTTTGCCGATCCGCCGCGACTGAAGGCAGGCGACCGGGTCATGGCGCGGTTCCGCGGCAATCTGGTCGACCGGAATTACCTGTGGTCATGGGACGGCAAGGTGATCGACGGACAAACCGGCGCGGCCCGCAATCCTTTCCAGCAATCGACCTTTGCAAGCCGCGTGATTTCCAAGCAGGCCGCTGCGGCCGGCTCCAATCTGGCCGTCCCGCAACCCTCGGTGCGGATGCAGATCGATGCCGATTGCCTCGCCATGGTCGATGGCGGCACCGATCAGGACGGGATTGCGAAGGCTCTGATGGAACGCTACCCGGAGCAACTTCCGACATACCGAGCGGCGCTCGACAGCGTGGTTTCGCTGCTCGGCCGCTATGCAGAGGACTGA
- a CDS encoding PqqD family protein, which produces MTDILQAQWRISDQAIANTVGDEMVVLHLGNGTYFGLDPVGKILWEALAGGQSPADACDTILERYDIDRATAEQDLRQFLGELAEGDLILQA; this is translated from the coding sequence GTGACCGACATCCTGCAGGCCCAATGGCGAATCAGTGACCAGGCCATCGCCAACACTGTGGGCGACGAGATGGTTGTGCTGCACCTTGGCAATGGCACCTATTTCGGCCTGGATCCGGTGGGCAAGATCCTGTGGGAAGCGCTCGCCGGGGGCCAATCACCCGCAGACGCCTGCGATACGATTCTCGAACGCTACGACATCGACCGCGCGACGGCAGAACAGGACTTGCGGCAGTTCCTCGGCGAGCTGGCAGAGGGCGATCTGATCCTCCAGGCGTGA
- a CDS encoding lasso peptide biosynthesis B2 protein, which produces MPSRHALPSLLAGALTATVLLGLARIELARITPRAVIARNQRIAARIGTHTPTNHVIRQCDDVAFFINRMAARVPWRSDCLVQALAGQRWLAWGGIASEIAVGAAKRADGSLNAHAWLRQEGRVVLGGDVADLQPLLDPDQFPHDLR; this is translated from the coding sequence GTGCCCAGCCGTCATGCCCTTCCCAGCCTGCTGGCGGGCGCGCTGACCGCGACCGTCCTTTTGGGCTTGGCGCGGATTGAACTTGCACGAATCACACCGCGGGCCGTGATCGCCCGCAACCAGCGGATCGCTGCGCGAATCGGCACCCACACCCCAACAAATCATGTGATTCGCCAATGCGATGACGTGGCGTTCTTCATCAATCGCATGGCGGCACGGGTGCCGTGGCGTTCCGATTGCCTTGTGCAGGCGCTCGCCGGTCAGCGCTGGCTCGCGTGGGGCGGCATCGCAAGCGAGATCGCCGTGGGGGCGGCCAAGCGGGCCGATGGATCGCTCAACGCCCATGCGTGGCTGCGGCAGGAAGGCAGGGTCGTGCTGGGCGGCGATGTTGCCGATCTCCAGCCCCTGCTCGATCCCGACCAATTCCCCCACGACCTGCGCTGA
- a CDS encoding O-antigen ligase family protein, with amino-acid sequence MLAAILLAAFLCGGGGIGAALGNLAVQVVALGVLAARQASFASFWRESPRALRALIVASLALPILQILPLPDSLWRALPSRDLVASARELAGAAGGWSTYSVNPLRTLLALTALVTPLAVLLAGWSLPRDRLLDLGWLVVGCGIATVLLGAVQLMTATESTTLYGARSPGSFLLGTFANRNSTGLFLTSTLGLAALLPAPRQHPAVLPARLGVCALLLLGVVLTLSRTSIVLALLPVTLGLIRALGVMVPARSEGRSSGRGLAIGLGALALVVAGAGALVVTAPGRVGDALERFEAKDDARRFVWDDATYSAGRYWPAGSGMGTYDEIYQVDESLENLTSRRPGRVHNDYIELAIEAGAPGLALAALWAVLIGWLASRVRGSTMRWPAWAAGTFLLAIALQSITDYPLRNQTILAFAGFALLLLTRIAMHEARARR; translated from the coding sequence TTGCTCGCGGCCATCCTGCTGGCCGCCTTCCTGTGTGGCGGCGGCGGCATTGGCGCCGCGCTCGGAAACCTCGCGGTTCAGGTCGTCGCCCTCGGGGTGCTGGCGGCCCGGCAGGCCAGCTTTGCCTCGTTCTGGCGCGAATCGCCACGCGCCCTGCGGGCGCTGATTGTCGCCTCGCTGGCGTTGCCCATCCTCCAGATCCTGCCCCTCCCCGATTCGCTGTGGCGCGCCCTGCCGAGCCGCGATCTGGTCGCGAGCGCCCGCGAACTGGCAGGCGCAGCGGGCGGCTGGTCCACATACAGCGTCAACCCGCTTCGCACCCTGCTCGCACTGACCGCCCTTGTGACCCCGCTTGCCGTGCTGCTTGCAGGCTGGTCGCTGCCGCGCGACCGGCTGCTCGATCTGGGTTGGCTGGTGGTCGGCTGCGGCATCGCCACGGTGCTGCTCGGTGCGGTGCAGTTGATGACGGCGACCGAAAGCACGACGCTGTATGGCGCGCGCTCGCCGGGGTCGTTCCTGCTCGGCACCTTTGCCAATCGCAACTCGACGGGCCTGTTCCTGACCTCCACGCTCGGCCTGGCTGCCCTGCTGCCAGCGCCGCGGCAACATCCCGCGGTGCTTCCTGCACGGCTGGGGGTTTGTGCCCTGCTGCTGCTCGGTGTGGTGCTGACCCTGTCGCGCACGTCGATCGTGCTCGCCCTGCTGCCGGTGACGCTCGGCTTGATCCGTGCGCTTGGCGTGATGGTGCCAGCGCGCAGCGAAGGCCGATCATCCGGGCGCGGACTGGCAATCGGCCTTGGCGCACTGGCGCTGGTGGTGGCCGGAGCCGGCGCGCTGGTGGTGACCGCCCCTGGCCGTGTCGGCGACGCGCTCGAACGCTTCGAAGCGAAGGACGACGCCCGCCGCTTTGTCTGGGACGACGCCACCTACAGCGCCGGACGCTATTGGCCGGCAGGATCAGGGATGGGCACCTACGACGAGATCTATCAGGTCGACGAATCGCTCGAAAACCTCACCAGCCGCCGTCCGGGGCGGGTGCATAACGACTATATCGAACTCGCGATCGAAGCGGGCGCGCCGGGCCTCGCGCTAGCGGCGCTGTGGGCGGTGCTGATCGGCTGGCTGGCGTCGCGGGTCCGGGGGAGCACGATGCGCTGGCCCGCCTGGGCCGCCGGCACGTTCCTGCTGGCGATCGCCTTGCAGTCGATCACGGACTACCCCTTGCGCAATCAGACGATCCTCGCCTTTGCAGGCTTCGCGCTGTTGCTGCTGACCAGGATCGCGATGCACGAAGCGAGGGCGCGGCGATGA
- the mmsB gene encoding 3-hydroxyisobutyrate dehydrogenase produces MKVAFIGLGNMGGGMAANLVKAGHDVRAFDLSDAALAAAREAGCATFATAKEACQGVEAVVSMLPNGQIVKAVYWDNVIGHAPEGAILLDCSTIDVATAREVIEVTEAHGYQMVDAPVSGGIAAAAGGTLTFMVGGSDEAFARAQPILAAMGKAVIHAGGPGTGQAAKICNNMLLAIHMIGTCEAFAMAEKLGLDAQTFYDISSVSSGQCWSMTSYCPVPGVGPVTPADNGYQGGFAAGLMLKDLKLAMEAAAGAGAKVELGEHARAIYEAFAAENAATDFSGIIRTL; encoded by the coding sequence ATGAAAGTAGCCTTTATCGGCCTCGGCAACATGGGCGGCGGGATGGCCGCGAACCTTGTGAAGGCTGGCCACGACGTCCGCGCCTTCGACCTCAGCGACGCCGCGCTTGCCGCCGCGCGCGAGGCGGGGTGCGCGACCTTCGCCACTGCGAAGGAGGCCTGTCAGGGCGTCGAAGCGGTCGTCTCGATGCTGCCGAACGGGCAGATCGTCAAAGCGGTCTATTGGGACAATGTGATCGGCCATGCCCCCGAAGGCGCGATTCTGCTCGACTGCTCCACCATCGACGTCGCCACCGCGCGCGAGGTGATCGAAGTGACCGAAGCGCACGGCTACCAGATGGTCGATGCCCCTGTCAGCGGCGGGATCGCGGCGGCGGCGGGCGGCACGCTGACCTTCATGGTCGGCGGCTCTGACGAAGCCTTCGCCCGCGCCCAGCCGATCCTTGCTGCGATGGGCAAGGCGGTGATCCACGCAGGCGGACCCGGAACGGGTCAGGCGGCCAAGATCTGCAACAATATGCTGCTGGCGATCCACATGATCGGCACCTGCGAAGCCTTTGCCATGGCCGAAAAGCTCGGGCTCGACGCGCAGACCTTCTACGACATCTCCAGCGTCTCATCCGGCCAGTGCTGGTCGATGACGTCCTATTGCCCGGTGCCCGGCGTCGGCCCGGTGACGCCCGCGGACAATGGCTATCAGGGCGGGTTTGCCGCCGGGCTGATGCTCAAGGATTTGAAGCTGGCGATGGAAGCGGCTGCGGGCGCGGGGGCCAAGGTCGAGCTGGGCGAGCACGCCCGCGCGATCTATGAAGCCTTCGCCGCCGAGAACGCCGCGACCGACTTCTCCGGCATCATCCGCACGCTCTAG
- a CDS encoding enoyl-CoA hydratase-related protein, whose translation MTYETITAETDARGTKGVTLLTINRPQALNALNSKVLEELIHAFAAYQADSTQLCAILTGSGDKAFAAGADIKEMSEKAATDFYLDDFFSPWTSEIVKKTRKPWIAAVNGFALGGGCELAMMADFIIASDKAKFGQPEIKLGVAPGMGGSQRLTRAIGKSKSMEMCLTGRMMNAEEAERSNLVARVVPHEELIAESLKTAATIAAMPPMATIANKEMVNSAFEMTLDQGLIVERRIFQILTASEDKAEGMAAFIEKREGQWKGR comes from the coding sequence ATGACCTACGAAACCATCACCGCCGAAACCGATGCCCGCGGCACCAAGGGCGTCACGCTGCTGACGATCAACCGCCCGCAGGCGCTGAACGCCCTCAATTCCAAGGTGCTCGAAGAGCTGATCCACGCCTTCGCCGCCTATCAGGCCGACAGCACCCAGCTCTGCGCGATCCTCACCGGCAGCGGCGACAAGGCCTTCGCCGCCGGGGCCGACATCAAGGAAATGAGCGAGAAGGCGGCGACCGACTTCTACCTCGACGATTTCTTCAGCCCCTGGACCAGCGAGATCGTCAAGAAGACCCGCAAGCCCTGGATCGCCGCGGTCAACGGCTTTGCGCTGGGCGGCGGGTGCGAGCTTGCCATGATGGCGGATTTCATCATCGCCTCCGACAAGGCCAAGTTCGGCCAGCCGGAAATCAAGCTTGGCGTGGCGCCGGGCATGGGTGGCAGCCAGCGGCTGACCCGCGCGATCGGCAAGTCGAAGTCGATGGAAATGTGCCTCACCGGCCGGATGATGAACGCCGAGGAAGCCGAGCGCAGCAATCTGGTCGCGCGCGTCGTGCCGCATGAGGAGCTGATCGCAGAGAGCCTCAAGACCGCCGCAACCATCGCCGCCATGCCGCCGATGGCGACCATCGCCAACAAGGAGATGGTGAATTCGGCCTTCGAAATGACGCTCGATCAGGGCCTGATCGTCGAGCGCCGGATCTTCCAGATCCTCACCGCCAGCGAGGACAAGGCGGAAGGGATGGCCGCCTTCATCGAAAAGCGCGAAGGGCAGTGGAAGGGGCGGTAA